A stretch of the Capsicum annuum cultivar UCD-10X-F1 chromosome 10, UCD10Xv1.1, whole genome shotgun sequence genome encodes the following:
- the LOC107845886 gene encoding uncharacterized protein LOC107845886 produces MEREDVEKNRSKYMKNLHNQFYSLLPPTHVSQETMELTEQIDATVKYIKGLEMKLEKSKMYLEQLRPKSLNSTNGPSPSTESPPQIQVHEMGPNMVVVLITSLDNIATFNNIIRLFHEEGVEVVFTQFQLNGNSMFQLFHETKNKRISTMEFSATTLKNKLTELIYGLSYGNDVESNL; encoded by the exons ATGGAAAGGGAAGATGTGGAGAAAAATAGAAGTAAATATATGAAGAATCTCCATAATCAATTTTATTCTTTGCTTCCTCCGACTCATGTCTCTCAG GAAACAATGGAATTGACAGAACAGATTGATGCAACAGTGAAGTACATAAAAGGTTTAGAAATGAAACTGGAGAAGAGCAAGATGTACTTGGAACAATTAAGGCCCAAATCACTCAATTCAACTAATGGGCCTAGCCCAAGTACCGAGTCACCCCCTCAAATCCAAGTCCATGAAATGGGCCCAAACATGGTCGTGGTTTTAATAACTAGCCTAGATAATATAGCCACTTTTAATAACATCATTCGATTGTTCCATGAGGAAGGTGTTGAAGTTGTGTTCACCCAATTTCAACTCAATGGAAACTCTATGTTTCAGCTTTTTCATGAAACTAAG aATAAGAGGATTTCAACAATGGAATTTAGCGCTACAACTCTGAAGAATAAGCTTAcggagttgatttatggattatcTTATGGCAATGATGTGGAATCCAATTTATAA